The Streptomyces sp. NBC_00569 genomic sequence GAAGCCCATCACGTACTCGATGTGCTGCCAGGCGCCGATGACCGTGTTGCGGTTGCCGACCTTGGCGTTGCCCGCGACCGCGCCGATCTCCGAGGCGGCGAAGGGCTGCACCAGCTGCCGGACCGTGTCCGGCTCGAAGACCGTGTCGCCGTCCATCATCACGACGATGTCGTAACTGGCGTTGCGTACACCGTTGTTGAGCGCCGCCGGCTTGCCCGCGTTCTCCTGACGGATCACGCGCACGTTGGGCAGACCGAGGGACTCGGCGATCTCCTTCGTGCCGTCCGTGGAGCCGTCGTCCACGACGATGATCTCGATGGGATGCGTGCTCTGCGCCAGGGAGTTGAGGGTGTTGGCGATGCACTCCTTCTCGTTGTACGCGGGAACGATCACGCTCACCGGCCTGGTCACGGGCGGGCCCCAGCTGAAGCGGCGCTTGTTCCGCTGTCGGTAGTGGCGCCGTGCGAGGACCAGCATCATCGCGAATCGCGCCATGACCGCGACTCCGACGACCGCGAGGAAGACGGCCAGCGTCGGCACGGTCCACTCGGCGATCGCGACCGCCGCGATGAGCGCCTTGCCTTCGTAGAGGGTGGTGCCGGTGGCTTTGGAGTGGGCTGCCTGGTCGACGTTCTGAGCGCCGCCGCCCGGAGTGTTCGTGCCGGAGGAGGGAGGGGTCCCCTGCGGGGCCGCCGCGCCATCCGGCACCTGACCGGACCTCTGCGCCCCACCGGCCTGACCGCCCGCGTCCTGCGTCCCGCTGCCCTGTGCGCCGCTGTCCTGCGCGGATCCGTTCTGCGCAGCTCCGCTCTCTGCGGATCCGTTCTGCGAGGAGCCTCCCCGCGCCGCGGACTTGGCCATGGCGCCGCTGACCGTCGTGAAGGTGTAGCCCTTCGCCTTCATCTTCTTGATGTACTTCGGCAGGGCCTTCAGCGTCTGGTCACGGTTGCCGCCGGCGTCGTGGAAGAGCACCGACGCGCCCTTGGTCTTCTTCGGCGTCGCCCACTGGACGATCTTCGAGACGCCCGGCTTCTTCCAGTCGTCGCTGTCGGTGTCGACGAAGACGCTGGTGTAGCCCATGGCGCCGAGCTTCTTGTAGACCGGCCAGCTGTAGTTGTCGATCGCGGAGGCCTCGGACGAGTAGGGCGCGCGCACCAGCTTCGTGGTGATGCCGGCCGCGCCCGCCAGGGCCAGCTGGGTCTGCGTGAGTTCACGCTTGACCCGAGCGTCGCTCTGGTAGGAGAGATCGACGTGGGTGAAGGTGTGCAGGCCGACCTCGTTCCCCTGGCCGACCATGTCCTTCACGATGCCGGGGTGCCGGGCGATCATGGAACCCACGAGGAAGAACGTGCCGTGCACATCGTTGTCCGCGAGGATCTTGAGGACCTTCTCGGTGTACGTGGCGTCGGGGCCGTCGTCGAAGGTGAGCACGATGGTCTTCTTCGGAACCGACTGCGTCCGCATGGAACCGTTGGCCGACGTCAGAATCGGGCCCCCGTTGAGGATGCGCTGCGGCACCTTGTCGTAGGCCGCGTCAGTGCGCACGCGGTGGTCGCCGAGAACCTCGGCCCGCAGATATCCGTCGAGCAGCATCACGCTGACGAGTCCCAGGACGAGAACGAGCGCGAGGACGACGCGTGGCCGCTGCAGAGCGGCGGCTCGGCGCCCGGCGCGTTCGAATCGGGAGGGAGCGGCGCGGCGGCGCCGCGCGGAGGTGTTGCGAGTCACGTCTTCCCTTACTGCGCGTCAGTGGCGTCGGCGGTGGCTGACGCAGAGGGGGCGGGCAGCGAAGGACTGGGCGAGGGGGAGGGGCGGGTGGCCGGAGGCGTTCCCTGTTGCTGACGGGCGCCGCCGGGGGCGCCGTACCCGGCGTCGGCCGGACCACGGCCGGTGCCGGCACCGCCACCTCCGCCGCCGAAGGGCAGCAGGTCGGTCGTGCTCACGGACACACCCCACCCCATGAACGACAGGCCGAGGACGACCGCGTAGCCCAGACAGGCGACGACCACGGCAAGGCCGAACCTGCGCAGCAGCTTGGCCCGGCGCCCGGAGCTGTCGACGAAGACGGGGCCTTCATCGGCCCCTTTTCCACGCTTGCGGTGGCTTCCGCGCCCTCGGGCACGGTTTTCGACGGAGGAATCGAAATGCATTCTCGGGACGTTAGGGGATCTTCTTGTGGCAACTCGCAGTCATTCCTGTGCGCACCCTGAGAAGGCCCTCAGTTCGCTGTGATGTGCCTGATGACACCTGGATCACAGGCTTCCGTGTTTCAGTTCCGGGACAGGACCGACAAGAAATGGGTGCATACGCGATGAGGAATGTTCTGGGGAGGCCGGCCGCCGCGATCGTGTCGCTGGTGGCGGCAGCGACCTGCGCGGGGTGCTCATCGGGGAGCCCGGGATCGGGCTCCGATCCGGCGGACGCGTCACCACACGGAGCACCGTCCCCGGCCGCGACGGCACCCTCGTCATCGAGTCCGTTCGCCCCCTACGTCAGCGCCACGGACGCTTCGGACCTGGACGCGGCCGGGTCCCCCGCCACGTACAACCTTGCCTTCACCATCGCGGACGGCAGCTCCTGCACGCCCACCTGGAACGGCACACGCGCCATCGGCGACGCGACGGTGAAGAAGCGGATCGCGGCGCTCAAGGCGTCCGGGGCGACCGTGCGCGTCTCCTTCGGCGGGGCGTCGGGCAAGGAACTGGCCGAGACGTGCGGCAGTGCGTCCGCTCTGGCCGACGCCTACGCGGCCACGCTCGACGCCGCCGGTGCCACCCAGGCCGACTTCGACATCGAGGGAGATGCGCTCAAGGACTCCGACTCGGTGACCCTGCGCTCGAAGGCGATCGCCCTGTTGCAGAAGCAGCGCGCCGACCTCACGGTGTCCTTCACTCTTCCCGTGATGCCCTCGGGCCTGGACGCGGACGGCATGGCGCTCCTGGAGTCGGCCAACGACCAAGGCGTGAAGGTGTCCAGCGTCAACATCATGACGATGAACTACGGCACGTCCTACACCGGCGACATGGGCGATTACGCCATCACGTCGGCCAAGGCGGCCCATGCCCAACTCGCCGACGTTTTCGGACTGTCGGGCAGGAACGCCTGGCGCGGACTCGCCGTGACGCCGATGCTCGGCACGAATGACGTCGACAACGAGACGTTCACCCTTTCCGACGCCGCCCAACTGTGTGCCTTCGCGGAGAAGAACGGCCTTGCGTGGGTCTCCATGTGGTCCACGTTCCGCGACCAGCAGTGCTCCTCCGCTGACAAGTCGGCCGACGACGCGCTCAGCAACTGCAGTGGTGTGCGGCAGAGTTCGGGAGCCTTCGGCAAGGCTCTGTCCGGCTGAGGTGACGTGTTCGGGGACAGGGGTGGCGCCGGCGCCTGCGCCCACGCCTGCGTCGCGGCCTGTGGCGAGGGAAGAGGAGGGGAGAGGGAGAGCGAGACCCGCGACAGCGGCAACGACGACGGCGACAGCGACAACAACAACGGTGACAACAACAACGGTGACAACAACAACGGCGACAGCGACAGCACAGGAACCGTGATCGTGATCGACGCACCTCACGCGCCGGTCCCGCATCGCTCAGCTCGACGCGCACCCATGCGGCATCATGCTCAGCATGAGCGACTCCCACCACACCCACGGCGCCGGCGGCAACCTGGCGCACAGTCGGGTGCCGATGACCGGCCGCGATCCGGAAGAACCCGGTCGGGTCTCTTCACCGCTGGAGCTGCTGTTCGACCTGACGTTTGTGGTCGCGGTGGGAACCGCCGCCTCCCAGTTCGCCGACATGGTGGCGGAGGGGCATCCCGGGCAGGCCGTCACCGCGTTCGTGCTGGCGATGTTCGCGATCAGTGTCGCGTGGATCAGCTTCAGCTGGTTCGCGTCGGCGTTCGCCACGGATGACTGGCTCTACCGGGCTCTGACGATGGTGCAGATGACCGGCGTCGTCGTGTTCTCGCTCGGCCTGCCCGCGATGTTCCACTCGGTCGACGAGGGCGGCCACCTCGAGCTGAGGGTGATGGTGCTCGGGTATGTGGTGATGCGGATCGCGATGGTGCTGCAGTGGTGGCGCGCCGCGCGGGAGTCCCCCGAATTCCGGGACGTCGGAAGGGCGAACATCCGCTGGACGGTGATCGTCCAGGCCGGCTGGGTCGCGGTCGGTTTCGCGCATCTGCCACTCACCGCGGCGTTCGTCGGCTTCATCGTGCTCGGCGTGCTCGAACTCGTACTGCCTGTCCTCACCCAGGGCAGCGCGGGCGGCACTCCCTGGCACCCTCACCATGTCGCCGAGCGGTACGGCCTCTTCGCCATCATCGTGCTCGGGGAGGGTGTCGTCGGGACCGTCGCGTCCTCGGGCGACCTTCTCGGCGGTGCGAACGGGACCGAATGGAGCGGCAACGCGATCGCCGTGGTCGTCGCCGGCGTGGGACTGACCTTCGGCATGTGGTGGGTGTACTTCTCCACCCCCTTCGGCGACATCCTCGTGCACCGCCGCAGCCGCGGTTACCTCTTCGGCTACGGGCACATCCCGCTCTTCATCGGAGTGGCCGGCGCCGGAGCGGGCCTGCACGTGGCCGGAGTGCACCTGGAGCACCACTCGGAGATCAGTGAAGTCGCCGTCGTGCTGTCCCTCGCCGTCCCGGTCGGCCTGTACCTGCTGATGGTGTATCTCCTGCACACACTGCTGCTGTCCACGGCCGACCCTTTCCACGTGCTGCTGATCTCGCTCACGCTGGCGGTACTGCTCGCGGCGGTGCTCCTGTCCGCGGCCGGCGTCGCCACCGCGGCGTGCCTCCTCATCGTGATGCTGGCCCCTTTCGTCACCGTGGTCGGCTACGAGACGATCGGCCACCGCCACCAGCGACGGATGCTTGAAGGGCTCGGCACGCAGAACCTCTGACAACTCCCGCCGGAGACGGGGCAGTCAGGAAGGAACCAAAGGACGCGGAACCCGTTCAGCCCGTTGAGCCCCCGGGGTGCGGGTCGTACCGGACGATGGCCCCGCGGCTGGAGTTCGCGTCGCTGTGCGCCTCCACCGTCACGGAGCCGACGCCCCAGACCCGGTCGGTGCCGGGGATGGCTGTGATCTCCACCAGCCGGAGCTTCTGCTTGCGGTCGACGGTGGTGACTTTGCCGCTTCGGCCCGCGGCGGCCGGCGGGAGGCCGATCCTACGGGGCTTGCCGTGCGTTGTGCGGTGGCGAATCGAGCTGAGGAGCGTGTCGCCCCCGGCGTTGTCCCCTTCCATTCCGCCGGCCGTGATGACGCCGTCACCGGCGGGGATTCCGCAGCGGCGGCAGGCATCGGGCGACGTCTTGCCCCAACTGGTGCCGTTCCAGTGGAACGCGAAGGGCGCGGCGTAGACCGCATCCCCGTTGTCGTCGTCCCCGACGAGGCGGCTGATGGCCCAGACATCGTCCGCGGCCGACGCGAAGAGCGCCACGGGACTCGCACCCATCGAATTCGATCGGTAGGCGGGAGGGGGCTCGACGGCGGGGAGATGTTCCCGCTTCCAGGTCTTTCCGTCCCAGTGGAGCACTACTGGGACGCCATAGGGGAGGCACTCCTCCTCGCCCGCCGTCAGCCCGGACGCCCACACGTCGTCCCCGGCCACTCCCGCGAGTTGCGTCATGCGGGCAGGCAGTGGCACCGAAGTCCAGCGGGAGCCGTCCCAGTGCCGGGCGGTGGTGCTTTGGCCCGCAACCCATACGTCTGCCGGGCCGAGGACGGCGACATCGCTGATATTGCCCGGAGCAGGTTCCTGCTGCCACCGCGTTCCGTCGAAGTGTGCGGCGTACGCGCCGGTACTGGGGCCGTTGCGAAACAGCCACACGTCGCGTGGTGAGGATGCCTCGAGGCGGTACTCGGCGATGGGAGCCGCCTCCAGCCCGGGCGGCAGCGTCTGCGAACGCCAGGAGGAGCCGTCATAGCGCAACAGGGTCACTTGCTGTCTATCGACGTTGCCCACGACCGGCGTCAGGGCGACTGCCCAGGCGTCGTGGGCGGACACGGCGGCGACATTGACCACGGAGGAAGAGAGATCCTTGGTCAGATGACTTTAGGTCCAGGCGACGGGAGGCCCGCCGGGCGCCGCGGCGGGCTCGCCGCCCCCGCTCCCGCCTCCGCAACCGGCCAACGCAAGTGCCGTCACCAGCACCGAAGTTGCCACACGCCGCCGCATCCCGATTCCCCTCCTCGCCTCGTGACCGGGACCCTACATGTCTGGCATGGGACCCCGGGAGGGGCCGCGCCCGATGGTGAGTGGGTTGAATCACCAAGACGTCGTCGGGTGATGGGAGGGTCACCCGTGTGCGCTACGAGATCGGTGACGTCGCCGAACTGCCGCCTCTCGACTGCCGGTTTGACGTCGCGGTGGGAGTGCAGTGCCTCAACTATGCCGAGGACATCCCGGAGATGGAGGGACAGGTACGAGTGGGTTCCGCTGCAGGTGTCCGAGCCGGCATCCGTGAGTACGGCGAGGACTTCTGGGCGGACGTCCTCGCGAACCCGCCGCTGGAGATGCTGCGCTGCCGCGCCTGACCCGTCGCCGCGTGACGTGGCGGGTGACCGCGTCACGCGGCGGAACCTCCCCCTCTTCTCTCAGCCGGTGTGAAGGACCCGGAAGCGACCGGGTTCCGCCGGATCCCGGTCGACGACCTGCACCGGTGCCCAAGCCCATTGCCAGACGCTGATGCCTGGCGTGCGGGAGAACTGGATCCGCCCGCGGGTGCCTTCGACGGCGACCCGCGGCCAGGATCCGGCGACGCGCGCCCGGTCCACGCCATGAGAACCCAGCACATCGGCGAGGACGGCGACCGTGTCGTAGCCCTCGAAGGCGACGAAGGAGGGTGCTTCGCCCAGCCGCTCACGCAGGGCCGTCCTGACGCGTGCGCCGAGTGGGCTGAGGCGCTCGGGCAGGTAGCGAAGGAATGGGATCGCGGTGCCGTCGTCGCCCAGCGACTTCGCCCATTCGGTGAACTCCGGTTGCCCGGCCGGAGCACCGATCAAAATCTCGGCGAGGCGCTGGTCGTGTCGGACGGACTTGACGATCGACACCGCCGGCTCCGGGTGGCCGGCCAGAAGGAGAAGGGCTGTCGCGCGATTCTCGACGAGCTGGTCGCACACGGCCGCGGGGTCGAGCTCGCCCATGTCGAGCTCGACGACGGTGCCACCGCGCGCAGCGAGGCAGTCCCGCAGGATGCGGGTCCCGGATGCCCAGTAGACACTCGGCTGCGCCGCTACGGCGATCCGGCTGT encodes the following:
- a CDS encoding bifunctional polysaccharide deacetylase/glycosyltransferase family 2 protein produces the protein MTRNTSARRRRAAPSRFERAGRRAAALQRPRVVLALVLVLGLVSVMLLDGYLRAEVLGDHRVRTDAAYDKVPQRILNGGPILTSANGSMRTQSVPKKTIVLTFDDGPDATYTEKVLKILADNDVHGTFFLVGSMIARHPGIVKDMVGQGNEVGLHTFTHVDLSYQSDARVKRELTQTQLALAGAAGITTKLVRAPYSSEASAIDNYSWPVYKKLGAMGYTSVFVDTDSDDWKKPGVSKIVQWATPKKTKGASVLFHDAGGNRDQTLKALPKYIKKMKAKGYTFTTVSGAMAKSAARGGSSQNGSAESGAAQNGSAQDSGAQGSGTQDAGGQAGGAQRSGQVPDGAAAPQGTPPSSGTNTPGGGAQNVDQAAHSKATGTTLYEGKALIAAVAIAEWTVPTLAVFLAVVGVAVMARFAMMLVLARRHYRQRNKRRFSWGPPVTRPVSVIVPAYNEKECIANTLNSLAQSTHPIEIIVVDDGSTDGTKEIAESLGLPNVRVIRQENAGKPAALNNGVRNASYDIVVMMDGDTVFEPDTVRQLVQPFAASEIGAVAGNAKVGNRNTVIGAWQHIEYVMGFNLDRRMYDLLRCMPTIPGAIGAFRRQAVLEVGGMSEDTLAEDTDITVAMHRAGWRVVYQEHARAWTEAPASLKQLWSQRYRWSYGTMQALWKHRKSLVDKGPSGRFGRVGMPLVVLFQIVTPVFAPLIDLFTVYSMIFVDFKASLLAWLAVLGIQLVCAAYAFRLDGERYRYLWMLPLQQIAYRQMMYLVLIHSSITALTGGRLRWQKLKRTGEVGTPTGVGR
- a CDS encoding chitinase — translated: MRNVLGRPAAAIVSLVAAATCAGCSSGSPGSGSDPADASPHGAPSPAATAPSSSSPFAPYVSATDASDLDAAGSPATYNLAFTIADGSSCTPTWNGTRAIGDATVKKRIAALKASGATVRVSFGGASGKELAETCGSASALADAYAATLDAAGATQADFDIEGDALKDSDSVTLRSKAIALLQKQRADLTVSFTLPVMPSGLDADGMALLESANDQGVKVSSVNIMTMNYGTSYTGDMGDYAITSAKAAHAQLADVFGLSGRNAWRGLAVTPMLGTNDVDNETFTLSDAAQLCAFAEKNGLAWVSMWSTFRDQQCSSADKSADDALSNCSGVRQSSGAFGKALSG
- a CDS encoding ABC transporter substrate-binding protein, with translation MNTPPSPSAVERTDGSSVRIGALVPLTRPGWVEAGRHLLAGLEWGVREVNDSGGIGGRPLELVVRDTAADPQRAAAAVDELARMGVAALAGEYHSVVARAAAARADALGLPFLCSSAVLDALTDRPTEWVARLAPAQSHGWQIYADFLLGAGHSRIAVAAQPSVYWASGTRILRDCLAARGGTVVELDMGELDPAAVCDQLVENRATALLLLAGHPEPAVSIVKSVRHDQRLAEILIGAPAGQPEFTEWAKSLGDDGTAIPFLRYLPERLSPLGARVRTALRERLGEAPSFVAFEGYDTVAVLADVLGSHGVDRARVAGSWPRVAVEGTRGRIQFSRTPGISVWQWAWAPVQVVDRDPAEPGRFRVLHTG
- a CDS encoding low temperature requirement protein A; protein product: MSDSHHTHGAGGNLAHSRVPMTGRDPEEPGRVSSPLELLFDLTFVVAVGTAASQFADMVAEGHPGQAVTAFVLAMFAISVAWISFSWFASAFATDDWLYRALTMVQMTGVVVFSLGLPAMFHSVDEGGHLELRVMVLGYVVMRIAMVLQWWRAARESPEFRDVGRANIRWTVIVQAGWVAVGFAHLPLTAAFVGFIVLGVLELVLPVLTQGSAGGTPWHPHHVAERYGLFAIIVLGEGVVGTVASSGDLLGGANGTEWSGNAIAVVVAGVGLTFGMWWVYFSTPFGDILVHRRSRGYLFGYGHIPLFIGVAGAGAGLHVAGVHLEHHSEISEVAVVLSLAVPVGLYLLMVYLLHTLLLSTADPFHVLLISLTLAVLLAAVLLSAAGVATAACLLIVMLAPFVTVVGYETIGHRHQRRMLEGLGTQNL